A genomic window from Arvicanthis niloticus isolate mArvNil1 chromosome 25, mArvNil1.pat.X, whole genome shotgun sequence includes:
- the Tp53inp1 gene encoding tumor protein p53-inducible nuclear protein 1 isoform X1 — translation MFQRLNKMFVGEVTTSSSQEPEFCEKEDDEWILVDFIDTCTGFSAEEEEEDEDIGQESSAEHTSVFSCLPASLECLAETSDSCFLQFESCPMEESWFITPPPCFTAGGLTTIKVETSPMENLLIEHPSMSVYAVHNSCPGLSEASCANDEYNSSGPRMEAQSEMGKHIHCCVAALAAQATFLEQPKSFRPSQWIKGHSERQSLNRNGLRRQNLTRDCHTRQMKHSGWVVHQPCPRQYNY, via the exons ATGTTTCAGAGACTGAATAAAATGTTTGTAGGTGAAGTCACTACTTCTTCCAGCCAAGAACCAGAATTTTGCGAGAAAGAAGATGATGAGTGGATTCTTGTTGACTTCATAG ATACCTGCACTGGTTTctcagcagaggaagaagaggaagatgaagacatTGGTCAAGAGTCCTCAGCAGAgcacacttctgtcttctcctgtttaccTGCGTCTTTGGAATGCTTGGCTGAGACCAGTGATTCCTGCTTCCTTCAGTTTGAGTCCTGTCCAATGGAGGAGAGCTGGTTCATCACTCCTCCCCCGTGTTTTACAGCAGGTGGACTAACCACTATCAAAGTGGAAACAAGTCCTATGGAAAACCTTCTCATTGAACATCCCAGCATGTCTGTCTATGCTGTGCACAACTCTTGTCCTGGTCTCAGTGAGGCCAGCTGTGCGAATGATGAATATAACTCAAGTGGTCCCAG AATGGAAGCCCAGAGTGAAATGGGGAAGCATATTCACTGCTGTGTTGCAGCACTTGCTGCTCAAGCAACATTTTTGGAACAACCCAAGAGTTTTCGCCCTTCCCAGTGGATAAAAGGACACAGTGAAAGACAGTCTCTGAACAGAAATGGTCTCCGTCGCCAGAACCTTACCAGGGATTGCCACACTCGACAAATGAAGCACAGTGGCTGGGTGGTTCACCAGCCCTGCCCACGCCAGTACAATTACTGA
- the Ccne2 gene encoding G1/S-specific cyclin-E2 isoform X2, with translation MSRRSRLQAKQQHAQPNQPDSPQEAQIIQSKKRKTAQDVKKRKEEITKKHQYEIRNCWPPVLSGGISPCIIIETPHKEIGTSDFSRFTNYRFKNLFINPSPLPDLSWACSQEVWQNMLQKENRYVHDKHFEVLHSDLEPQMRSILLDWLLEVCEVYTLHRETFYLAQDFFDRFMLTQKDVNKNMLQLIGITSLFIASKLEEIYAPKLQEFAYVTDGACSEVDILKMELNILKALKWELCPVTVISWLNLFLQVDAVKDVPKVLLPQYSQETFIQIAQLLDLCILAIDSLEFQYRILAAAALCHFTSIEVVKKASGLEWDDISECVDWMVPFVSVIKSVSPVKLKTFKKIPMEDRHNIQTHTNYLALLNEVNYVNIFRKGGQLSPVCNGGIMTPPKSTEKPPVTH, from the exons ATGTCAAGACGCAG CCGTTTACAAGCTAAGCAGCAGCATGCCCAGCCCAACCAGCCAGACTCTCCCCAAGAAGCCCAGATAATTCAatccaagaagagaaaaacagcacAG gatgtcaaaaaaagaaaagaggagatcACCAAGAAGCATCAGTATGAGATTAGG AATTGTTGGCCACCTGTACTGTCTGGAGGAATCAGCCCTTGCATTATCATTGAAACACCCCATAAAGAAATAGGAACAAGTGACTTCTCTAGATTTACaaattatagatttaaaaatctttttattaatcCCTCACCTCTGCCAGATTTAAG CTGGGCATGTTCACAGGAGGTTTGGCAAAACATGTtacaaaaggaaaacagataCGTGCATGACAAACATTTTGAAGTTCTGCATTCTGACCTGGAACCACAGATGAGATCAATACTTTTAGACTGGCTTTTAGAG GTCTGTGAAGTATACACTCTTCATAGGGAGACATTCTACCTTGCCCAAGACTTTTTTGACAGATTTATGTTAACACAAAaggatgtaaataaaaatatgcttCAACTCATTGGGATTACCTCATTGTTCATTGCTTCCAAACTTGAG gAAATCTACGCTCCCAAACTCCAAGAGTTTGCTTATGTCACTGATGGTGCTTGCAGTGAAGTAGACATCTTAAAGATGGAACTCAATATATTAAAG GCTTTAAAATGGGAACTTTGTCCGGTAACGGTCATCTCCTGGTTGAATCTTTTTCTCCAagttgatgctgttaaagatgTTCCTAAGGTTCTTCTACCTCAATATTCTCAGGAGACATTCATCCAGATAGCTCAG CTTTTAGATCTGTGCATTCTAGCCATCGACTCTTTAGAATTTCAATACAGAATTCTGGCTGCCGCTGCCTTATGCCATTTTACCTCCATTGAAGTGGTTAAGAAAGCTTCAG GTTTGGAATGGGATGACATTTCAGAATGTGTAGACTGGATGGTGCCTTTTGTCAGTGTTATAAAAAGTGTAAGTCCAGTGAAGCTGAAGACTTTTAAGAAAATACCCATGGAAGACAGACACAATatccagacacacacaaattattTGGCTTTGCtg AATGAAGTAAACTATGTGAACATCTTCAGAAAAGGAGGGCAGTTATCACCAGTGTGTAATGGAGGCATTATGACACCACCGAAGAGTACTGAAAAACCACCAGTAACTCACTGA
- the Tp53inp1 gene encoding tumor protein p53-inducible nuclear protein 1 isoform X3: protein MFQRLNKMFVGEVTTSSSQEPEFCEKEDDEWILVDFIDTCTGFSAEEEEEDEDIGQESSAEHTSVFSCLPASLECLAETSDSCFLQFESCPMEESWFITPPPCFTAGGLTTIKVETSPMENLLIEHPSMSVYAVHNSCPGLSEASCANDEYNSSGPRARKSCL, encoded by the exons ATGTTTCAGAGACTGAATAAAATGTTTGTAGGTGAAGTCACTACTTCTTCCAGCCAAGAACCAGAATTTTGCGAGAAAGAAGATGATGAGTGGATTCTTGTTGACTTCATAG ATACCTGCACTGGTTTctcagcagaggaagaagaggaagatgaagacatTGGTCAAGAGTCCTCAGCAGAgcacacttctgtcttctcctgtttaccTGCGTCTTTGGAATGCTTGGCTGAGACCAGTGATTCCTGCTTCCTTCAGTTTGAGTCCTGTCCAATGGAGGAGAGCTGGTTCATCACTCCTCCCCCGTGTTTTACAGCAGGTGGACTAACCACTATCAAAGTGGAAACAAGTCCTATGGAAAACCTTCTCATTGAACATCCCAGCATGTCTGTCTATGCTGTGCACAACTCTTGTCCTGGTCTCAGTGAGGCCAGCTGTGCGAATGATGAATATAACTCAAGTGGTCCCAG GGCCAGAAAAAGCTGCCTATAA
- the Tp53inp1 gene encoding tumor protein p53-inducible nuclear protein 1 isoform X2: MFQRLNKMFVGEVTTSSSQEPEFCEKEDDEWILVDFIAEEEEEDEDIGQESSAEHTSVFSCLPASLECLAETSDSCFLQFESCPMEESWFITPPPCFTAGGLTTIKVETSPMENLLIEHPSMSVYAVHNSCPGLSEASCANDEYNSSGPRMEAQSEMGKHIHCCVAALAAQATFLEQPKSFRPSQWIKGHSERQSLNRNGLRRQNLTRDCHTRQMKHSGWVVHQPCPRQYNY, encoded by the exons ATGTTTCAGAGACTGAATAAAATGTTTGTAGGTGAAGTCACTACTTCTTCCAGCCAAGAACCAGAATTTTGCGAGAAAGAAGATGATGAGTGGATTCTTGTTGACTTCATAG cagaggaagaagaggaagatgaagacatTGGTCAAGAGTCCTCAGCAGAgcacacttctgtcttctcctgtttaccTGCGTCTTTGGAATGCTTGGCTGAGACCAGTGATTCCTGCTTCCTTCAGTTTGAGTCCTGTCCAATGGAGGAGAGCTGGTTCATCACTCCTCCCCCGTGTTTTACAGCAGGTGGACTAACCACTATCAAAGTGGAAACAAGTCCTATGGAAAACCTTCTCATTGAACATCCCAGCATGTCTGTCTATGCTGTGCACAACTCTTGTCCTGGTCTCAGTGAGGCCAGCTGTGCGAATGATGAATATAACTCAAGTGGTCCCAG AATGGAAGCCCAGAGTGAAATGGGGAAGCATATTCACTGCTGTGTTGCAGCACTTGCTGCTCAAGCAACATTTTTGGAACAACCCAAGAGTTTTCGCCCTTCCCAGTGGATAAAAGGACACAGTGAAAGACAGTCTCTGAACAGAAATGGTCTCCGTCGCCAGAACCTTACCAGGGATTGCCACACTCGACAAATGAAGCACAGTGGCTGGGTGGTTCACCAGCCCTGCCCACGCCAGTACAATTACTGA
- the Ccne2 gene encoding G1/S-specific cyclin-E2 isoform X1, with amino-acid sequence MSRRSSRLQAKQQHAQPNQPDSPQEAQIIQSKKRKTAQDVKKRKEEITKKHQYEIRNCWPPVLSGGISPCIIIETPHKEIGTSDFSRFTNYRFKNLFINPSPLPDLSWACSQEVWQNMLQKENRYVHDKHFEVLHSDLEPQMRSILLDWLLEVCEVYTLHRETFYLAQDFFDRFMLTQKDVNKNMLQLIGITSLFIASKLEEIYAPKLQEFAYVTDGACSEVDILKMELNILKALKWELCPVTVISWLNLFLQVDAVKDVPKVLLPQYSQETFIQIAQLLDLCILAIDSLEFQYRILAAAALCHFTSIEVVKKASGLEWDDISECVDWMVPFVSVIKSVSPVKLKTFKKIPMEDRHNIQTHTNYLALLNEVNYVNIFRKGGQLSPVCNGGIMTPPKSTEKPPVTH; translated from the exons ATGTCAAGACGCAG TAGCCGTTTACAAGCTAAGCAGCAGCATGCCCAGCCCAACCAGCCAGACTCTCCCCAAGAAGCCCAGATAATTCAatccaagaagagaaaaacagcacAG gatgtcaaaaaaagaaaagaggagatcACCAAGAAGCATCAGTATGAGATTAGG AATTGTTGGCCACCTGTACTGTCTGGAGGAATCAGCCCTTGCATTATCATTGAAACACCCCATAAAGAAATAGGAACAAGTGACTTCTCTAGATTTACaaattatagatttaaaaatctttttattaatcCCTCACCTCTGCCAGATTTAAG CTGGGCATGTTCACAGGAGGTTTGGCAAAACATGTtacaaaaggaaaacagataCGTGCATGACAAACATTTTGAAGTTCTGCATTCTGACCTGGAACCACAGATGAGATCAATACTTTTAGACTGGCTTTTAGAG GTCTGTGAAGTATACACTCTTCATAGGGAGACATTCTACCTTGCCCAAGACTTTTTTGACAGATTTATGTTAACACAAAaggatgtaaataaaaatatgcttCAACTCATTGGGATTACCTCATTGTTCATTGCTTCCAAACTTGAG gAAATCTACGCTCCCAAACTCCAAGAGTTTGCTTATGTCACTGATGGTGCTTGCAGTGAAGTAGACATCTTAAAGATGGAACTCAATATATTAAAG GCTTTAAAATGGGAACTTTGTCCGGTAACGGTCATCTCCTGGTTGAATCTTTTTCTCCAagttgatgctgttaaagatgTTCCTAAGGTTCTTCTACCTCAATATTCTCAGGAGACATTCATCCAGATAGCTCAG CTTTTAGATCTGTGCATTCTAGCCATCGACTCTTTAGAATTTCAATACAGAATTCTGGCTGCCGCTGCCTTATGCCATTTTACCTCCATTGAAGTGGTTAAGAAAGCTTCAG GTTTGGAATGGGATGACATTTCAGAATGTGTAGACTGGATGGTGCCTTTTGTCAGTGTTATAAAAAGTGTAAGTCCAGTGAAGCTGAAGACTTTTAAGAAAATACCCATGGAAGACAGACACAATatccagacacacacaaattattTGGCTTTGCtg AATGAAGTAAACTATGTGAACATCTTCAGAAAAGGAGGGCAGTTATCACCAGTGTGTAATGGAGGCATTATGACACCACCGAAGAGTACTGAAAAACCACCAGTAACTCACTGA